The nucleotide sequence GACTTTTGCACCAACTCCACAGAAATCTGCACGTCGTGTTCCGTGTGTCTGGCATGCTTTGTAGGGACGTTTGTGCTTAACAAACAAAACAAGGTTTCAACTGCTACAAGCCCTTCATGATTGTGAAGAACAATGTGTAGAGTTTgtgaattaatgaaaattttgttgctAAATGTAATTGTAATAAGTATCTCGAGGTTATGTATGCAAGCATGTAAAAGTGTTCGCTTGTAAAATCAAATACACTCTTTAGTCCTCAGTGTAAGTCAAAATTCACTCCAAGTTCCTATCTTCATTCGTATGCAAGTCCGGGGACAAtaatctgactggggagaaatcacgtatggggttcaCCAAGGCTCAATCTTTGGTCCACTAATGTTCATCATATGTACAAACGATCTTCCGtcttatacaacaagcagaatcagtcgtttttgcagatgacactagcactGTAATCAATCGGAgcgtacatacagaaacagaagaaatggtaagcaATGTTCTTAAAAGcatctcagatttttttttttttttttttttttttgcggttggtctcaccctcaattttaaaaagacaaaacaTACCCAGTTCTGCCCATTTAGGAGTGCTACACCAGTGACAGTCTAACACACggcgaggaaataataaacatGACAGAAacctcaaaattcttaggtgttcatatagatgagaatttaaaccggaaaaagcacattttggaacttatAAAACAACTAACTTCAGCCATATTTGCACTTCGAATCCTTGCAAAACTTGAGGAGTGACAAATGTCGCATGGAATAatgttcttgagtaactcatcattaagaaagaaagtgttcattgctcaaaaacgtgccgTAAGATTAATGTgtatagacatctgtttaaagagtttggcattctgactactgcttcacagtatatttattccctcatgaagtttgttgtaaataatccactgcagttcgaaaggaacaatgatgcacgtgattacaataccagaaggaaaaatgacattcattactccacattaatgttgCCTTTAGCACAAATCAGGACGCACAACACTGTaacaaaaatttctgaaaacatgtCTGGGGATATGAAATGTATGACAGATAACATagaaaaaaagaactaaaaaagtTTGGCCCTGACAATTCCTTCGACCCTTTAAAAGAATctgtattactgtaatgtgtaaaaggcggcGGGCAGCAAATACTCACGTCTGTTGATATTAAGAAAAGTTTAAAAGTTCTTCATGTagcaatatttaaaaattaagttgtgatgcgtttgtaaaatgactcgttccacgtcattacgaactATCGTGCAAATGGACCACGGAGTATTAACTAACTAATTATGGTCTTCTGAAGTCGAAAGTCATTTTGAAAACCCTGTATTCCACGCAGCCAAGCCACATGCCTTTACGTACTAATCTGACTGTATTAACAGCCGTCGAGCTTTGATGAAATGTGTTGCTGTCGTTTGGAACCGTGCAGTTGCACTACTTCGCTTCCACCGTGCGCAGTATTTGCACCACCACACGAGATTACTTGTTGCGTGAGCCAGCAAGCACCGCTGATGTGGCGGCGACGTCTGGCTGCAACTGGATAACACAGCACGTGCTCTCTCTCGCTCTCATATCCCAGGCATTTTTTCCCTTCCAATAATGCATCCCGGAGTTACCAACCATTGTTTAGTGTGGCTTGTTGTTCTTTTCACAACACCACACCTCTAGCGCgggtttttaaaaaatgttcaatttATTTTTCATACCATccaggacattgtaattctatcagagacagcaaaggacttggaagagcagttgaacggaatggacagtgtcttgaaaggaggatataagatgaacatcaacaaaagcaaaacgaggataatggaatgtagtcaaattaagtcgggtgatgctgagggaattagattaggaaatgagacacttaaagtagtaaaggagttttgctatttagggagtaaaataaccgatgatggtcgaagtagagaggatataaaatgtagactggcaatggcaaggaaagcgtttctcaagaagagaaatttgttaacatcgaatatagatttaggtgtcaggaagtcgtttctgaaagtatttgtatggagtgtagccatgtatggaagtgagacatggacgataactagtttggacaagaagagaatagaagctttcgaaatgtggtgctacagaagaatgctgaagataaggtgggtagatcacgtaactaatgaggaggtattgaataggattggggagaagagaagtttgtggcacaacttgactagaagaagggatcggttggtaggacatgttctgaggcatcgagggatcacaaatttagcattggagggcagcgtggagggtaaaaatcgtagagggagaccaagagatcaatacactaagcagattcagaaggatgtaggttgcagtaggtactgggagatgaagaagcttgcacaggatagagtagcatggagagctgcatcaaaccagtctcaggactgaagaccacaacaacaacaaccatccaggaaattaatttttaattattttaaaaaacatgtTAAATGTCTCATCAGTTTGATTATATTGGTTCGATTTTAGTATTTCAAACCCATTTGGTTCAATGACTGTCATCACCTTCCATCCTTGTGGGGCGGGGGATaagagacaacaacaaaaaaatgttaagCGTGTGCAAGCCTGTCTGTGAAGGACGATGATAATTTTGTTCTACTGTTTTCTAGTTACATTAGGTACTTCTTTGTAAGTGGTGATGCGGACTCACTCACATACTTTCCCACTCTGCCCTGTGTCCCAAACCAGCTTTCAGTAGTGTGGCATCAGTGTGTGGTTTACCAGGCTATCTCCGCTCTCTCTCCCAGGTCAAAAGTTTGCACCACTTGTTTGTCAAACTTCATTCTGATCTGATTTCAACTCTTTCACACAGTACATTGTGAGACTTTACCTGTAATTATACCGTAACATAGCTGTTCTATGAGATAATACCTAATACTCTTCAAATCGAGGAAAGATGTGATATATTTAAGGTTAAAAGTCGGAAAATGTGTCCTTACTATTAGCCTAAAGGAAGCCTCGCTTAGTGACAACACACTAGTAATGTGCTGTAAGTATGAGTATTCCTAACCATAGACAAATTACCTGTTGTAGCAAAGAAATTACTGTAGCTGCATGACAGATTTAGAAACTCTCAAACAGTGATCTAGATGCTTATATACGAGAATAGCTCAGGGAGGGAGGCAACAATTATATTACGAATAAGAGAAGCTAGCATGTGCCTTTGCGGTTAGTAAACTGCACTTCCTACGAGCAATAGTAAATTATTTTTTCGTACGAAATCAACGAAGTTTTATAATTCAGCACACAAGCTGACAAAATACGTAAACAACAGGAAGCATGTCGGGGTTTAAACATTTATTATATAGAATCTCGCAAAAAGAAGCAGTTTTTCAACTTTAAAGGCACAATTCATAAAGGTACTGCAGAGTGTGGCCTTTCAAGCAGCTTATATTTTGAAAAAACTTACTAAGGAATCGCATAGTCATTAGTAAGACAATCACACATAAAGAAACATTCATAGCATTACTctcttattttttgtattttcttgttttGCATGCTTTGATATTAAGGTTCCATTACTGTACTCAAAAACTATCTTTcaagtgagaatttaaggagataatTTAAGTAGTTTCAATGAAAGCAAATAGTTGACTCATTTACTATATGTGAGGCAAGTAAAGACAGCAAAGGATCCTCTTTGTGTATTTCTGACCATCTTTATATTGTATAAAGACTTTTGCACAGAATCAGAATCACTCAATTTATAGCTTTTCTGCATAATATGCATCTTTTGGGGTTTTAGGAGAATGGCAAGGAATAGAGGTTGAAGTGAATATCTTTGTTTCAaaaaatcttatttatttattctgcaaagCAGAATACAACAAATGCTTATATTCAaccacaacattttttttctttccttttacataCTTCATGCATTCCTTTTACACGATCAACAACAATAAACCAAAACAATATCACATCTCTAAGTACTCAACAATGATCTCATAGAAAAACGTATATCACCCTTTTTCAGTTCATCGTTTACAAAGCCTTCTGTCCCCATGTGCTCGGCTGGTGACCAGTTCAATGTCACAGAATAAAAAAAACACTTTTGCAGCGTGTGAGGGATTCACAAGCGCCTGCGGCACCTCGGCCAACAACCACTCAATGCGATTGTTGCGGTTGAGATCCGGTGACCCAGGATGACCGCAGCCAAAATGTCCTACATGCGTGGACCACTTAAGGATGGGATTCTAGCAGAGGATCGTCTGTGATCCTTCCACCTGATGAAGCTTGGCCCTCTCGTTTCAAACGCAGCAGCCGCCAAGCCAGATCACGTGTGATCACTGGCGGGTAGCGCAGAAATCGTCAGCTGCAGCAGATCCAGCGTGTGAATTTCGGAACAGCAGTCTCCTCCATGTGTCTGTCAAGAATCCAGACATGGCAATGCGGTTGCGTTCAGGCTGTCTGGAACATCACATTCCACGAACTTTGGACAGCAGTGGTAGTTTCTCCAAGCGTTGTGAAGTTGGAATATGGACACGGTTGACTTCTCAGCTGGAACCTCGGCTTTCAGCAGTTCCAGAATTTATGTAACTTGTCCAGCGGCTTCCAGACAGCATGGTACAATCACATTACAGTGTTCTTTGGTGATGATTTTGATGACGTTGCAGGTGCTGGACCAGGCAATGATGTTGCTCACGGAACTCGCGGCGAAAGATGAATGCGGCGTAGATGGAGACTGTGTTTCTCGATGCAGGTTGGATGCTTGAGGCATTACTGCGTACCCGCCAATCCGGATCACGTGGGCGTGCGAGGAAAGGATGCCCCAAGGATGACACGGGAGAGCGACCCATGTCCCCGTCCGATGAGACCCCAGGGATTGGACACCAGTGCGACGATGCCCAAGGGCTCCCGCAGAGAGAGAGATAATTTTTTTGCCTTCCAGGGCTTTCAAGTTTTTctgcaacaaaagaaaaaaggacaCATAAGTTACATGCCTTAAAcgaaccatttgaaacagtaaaaatgtgtgtgtgtgtgtgtgtgtgtgtgcgcgcttgctTCTctctgaatgtgtgctgtcacgCCAAGGACTCGCGACTGCCATAAAAGAAAATCAGATCATGTGCTGAGCGTGTTGCAACGGCGCGGGACACGCGCAAGAGAAGCTTACACAACAGCCGGTGCCGAGCACACAGCTGACTGCCAGAGGACTAAAGAGTGATAACTTATATAACTGCGTGAATCTACACATGTTTCTGCTTGTCATACTCTACCACGATTGCACAATACTAAGAAGCATTTACAATGTTTATTCtgccaaaaaaattattaaaaatcataGGTCTTCCTATTAGAAGTGCAAAGTGTGGAATGTGTGTTTGCAAAATGTTTATGAGAAGTATGGACCATGCTGGCACACCAGAGCGATATAAACCACAAAGAAAGGGCCCCGTTACTTATTCTGAGCTAAAGGCATCGTATGTCTTCACTGTGCaagattattttgtaatcttttctTTCGACTATCAAGCTGTCAAACTCAGATACTTATGATCTGATATGAGCTTATATGAACATCCTTTTATCGTAGCAGTGACGACTTTCTTAGTAACATGGATTAGTGAGATAACAGAATGATAATATGAGTTATTCTGTCGTCAAAGCAGCGTGTGTTTTTTCGTTTATTTGGCACAGTTTTATGTGAGTTTTTGAACACACTAATGTTAAGTTTATTGCTCTTAAAAGGCACTTCAAAGGAAGAACTGGAAATGGCGTTACAACACAAACGAAATATCTAGTTTCATGTTTAACTTATCAATGAtgtccacttttttcgcttgtgGCGTCAGACCATACATTTCTTGTACTGATAAACGGTGAATTTACGCACTACAGGTGACAACGACAATTTTACGCATTCCTCCCACTGAGCTGTCTCGCGTAAACATCGCAATGAAAATTATGTCAGTAGTAAGCTGAAGCCTTGGCAATGCAGCTGTGTTTCTAAATCTATTCCGAGGGTTAATTTTAAGAATACAAACACTCTGTAAGACAGGCTACATGGAACTTACACATTACCACAAGCTAGATTTGTACTTCGTTAACGAGCtcatggtatgtggcggagggtactttgtgtacgacAGCCTTCCCCCAGTTTCCTGGTCCACTCGGAGACGAAAACTGTGCAACTTTACCTTGACGGTCTTTCCGTAGGTTGTCTGTATTCAGGTATATGGCAGGaatgaccattcgaagcaaaaaagtctagtaaatacctTAagtgctacgagcacttgttcagtagaagagatgtgctttACAGGAGCAGTGAtcgaaagtgctcatagctctttaaggTGTGTatcttagagcccttgtttaccagtttttttcttttcttttttttcgaaaGCTCGTTCTTTTCATAcccctgaatattggccattcctcccGAGACACTGTGCTTCGAGTGAGTCTTCTAGGAAAGGTACGCGCACGAAATAATAACAGAATTAGTGCCCTTTCTCTGTGGCTGTGGTATGCCCTGCTAGAAGGAGCGGAGACTCACCTCTGATTGCTAGAGAAGACTGCGGCCGGCCCCTCACAGCGCGGGCAGCTTGATGACCGCGGGCTGCGGCTGCGCGTCGCACCAGCGAACCAGCTCCTCCTCGGCGTCGCTCAGGCGTTGCTGTGGTGGCGACTCCTGCGGCTGCAACACGAGCACGCATCGCGTGTCCAGGTTGGGTCGCGGCTTCTTGCCCGCCGGCGCCACCATGGAGCTGACGCGCTCGGCGCTGTCCACCTCGATGATGTTGATGTCGTTCTCGTAGCAGAAGGCCTGCAGCAGCACCGTGTGGATGTGGTGCATGGCCGAGTCGCCCTGCGCCGTCTGCGGCAGCACGCAGAACAGCACGCTGCCCGGGTCGGACTCCAGCAGCTTGATGGCGGGCAGCAGGCCGCAGGCGAGGCGCTTCTCGGCCTGCGCGCGCCGCAGCATGCAGCGAACCGTCTGGCACAGCTTCTTTCTGCAAGGGCAACACAGAACGCACGCCGGTGAGCCGCTGCACGTCTCCATCGCTCGGGCGCGCTCGCACACAAACTACACTGCTCAGGACACTAGCTGCTCGCAAACGATCCCGTTAACTAACGGCGATTACAAGTACATCCCGTGTTACAAAACAAAAGAGTAACTAGCTTCGGCAAGTAACAGCAGAATCACTGACAATAGGAAGATCTGCTACACAGCAACATCAAAACTCttttcacacagtcagcttaaaaaCATGCACCACTGTAAATGACCAGCATCTCCACAAATTTCACCTACCGTAGTAAAACACTACCTTACGTTTATGATACAATATCGATTGTACACAGCAGTAAACTGATTTTGGAGCCCTTTCTTTTACTATCTCCAGATGCCACTACAAATTTTGATCACCGCACGAGAAAAGAACTGCTGGTCAAATTTAAGTCGTCCCCAAACTCACTTTGAAAACTACACCAGAAAACCGTACAAGCAACAGTACCGAAGTCCCTTCAGCGTTCCACTGCACAGTATTGCGCAACGTTTCGCATTAGTAACTACTCCGCAGTCCCGACTTCAAGTACACGCGTTCTCTAGCTCTTCCCTACTGGCAACCGCCAGAAAACTTTTAAATCGAATGCAGACGCAGCTTTTTCAGCTTACCTGTTAGCCATTGGCGAATCCTTGTTGGCGACGTCCTCGAGGGTCATCTTGTCTCCGGCGATGGCGCTGTAAGACTGAAGACGAAACACTTTCCTCACTGGCACAAACTTCTCAGCGACGGCCGGTTCCACGGACGTCGGCGGCACTCGCTATTTCCACACTAAACGGCGGCAACAACACTCGAAGAAAGCTCGGAAAACACTGGCGACCGAACCGACAGTGCAAAGAGAAAGTGTAGGCGACACACTCTTCTTCCACTGGCAAGCAAGCACTAGTTGTCTCAGCGGCTCTCAGCTGCTAAGTGACGTACACGCCGGCCGGCGGGTAGCATTTATAAGCTGGACGCCGGCTGCGCAGACGGCATGCGCGGTGTGCCGGAGGGGCGCGCAGGCTTCCAGGAAAAGCTGCCTGCAGAGAATCCCGTGACTCGGCTTTGCCGGGTAGAGGGAAGAGTGGGTgaagggagagaggggaaggaggggtcgCGTGGCCGCCGCGTTGGCCGGTGGGGAAAGCAGgacggggagggaggggaggggaaccATTCCGAGGAGGATAACCGTCGCTTGGAAACGCGCAACTTCTGCGTAATACTGCCGGTCGCCGGCGTGTGCCAACCGGCACAATCGGACGACAGCCAGACCAGATCGTACCGGCTGCTCTGCATGGTGGATAACCAGCTGTCCTGATAGGTTCCCAGCCGCTGCGGGAAATTAGCGAAGCCTCTGACCGACCGCGATAGCGTCTGCACGATATAGGCGGCCAGTAAACGAGGGAATAACTTTTCTCGCCTTCCTCGCCTATTCGGTTCCAAAATATAACCAGGAATGTATTATGTACCCGATGCTACCTAGAATATCTCACATAATTAGTAGTTTGTTTATACGCTATTTTCTGCATCAGCACATTGTGGGAAACACTCTAGATTTGACAATCCTTGTAgcatgcgaatgtttgtttcacatgcaACTTGAAACGCCACCTCTACGAACAGTAATCGATCATGGATATTCCAAAACGCTTCTTATTAGCAATAAAGTGATTCCTTGCCAGATTGACATTTACCATCGCGGCCCAGTCAGCCCGAATgcggaactggttcaaatggctctgagcactatgggacttaacatctgtggtcatcagtcccctagaacttagaactacctaaacctaactaacctaaggacatcacacacatccatgcccgaggcaggattcgaacctgcgggaccgagcgaggtggcgcagtggttagcacactggactcgcattcgggaggacgacggttcattcccgcgccggccatcctgatttaggttttccgtgatttccctagatcgctccaggcaaatgccgggacggttcctttgaaagggcacggccgacttccttccccatccttccctaatccgagcttgtgctccgtctctaatgacctcgttgtcgacgggacgttaaacaccaatatcctcctcctcctcctcctcgaacctgcgaccgtagcagtcgcgcggttccggactgagcgcctagaaatctactctgtaggaatcagcatgggtttcgaaaaagacggtcatgtgaaacccagctcgcgctattcgtccacgagactcagagggccatagacacgggttcacaggtagatgccgtgtttcttgacttccgcaaggcgttcgatacagttccccacagacgtttaatgaacaaagtaagagcatatggactatcagaccaattgtgtgattggattgaggagttcctagataacaggacgcagcatgtcaatctcaatggagagaagtcctccgaagtaagagtgatttcaggtgcgccgcaggggagtgttataggaccgttgctattcacaatatacataaatgacctggtggatgacatcggaagttcactgaggctttttgcagatgatgctgtggtgtatcgagaggttgtaacaatggaaaattgtactgaaatgcaggaggatctgcagcgaattgacgcttggtgcagggaatggcaattgaatctcaatgtagacaagtgtaatgtgctgcgaatacacagaaagatagatcctttatcatttagctacaaaatagcaggtcagcaattggaagcagttaataccataaattatctgggagtacgcattaggagtgatttaaaatggaatgatcgtataatgttgatcgtcggtaaagcagatgccagactgagattcattggaagaatcctaaggaaatgcaatccgaaaacaaaggaagtaggttacagtacgcttgttcgcccactgcttgaatactgctcagtagtgtgggatccgtaccagatagggttgatagaagatatagagaagatccaacggagagcagcgcgcttcgttacaggatcatttagtaatcgcgaaagagttacggagatgatagataaactccagtggaaga is from Schistocerca cancellata isolate TAMUIC-IGC-003103 chromosome 6, iqSchCanc2.1, whole genome shotgun sequence and encodes:
- the LOC126191428 gene encoding growth arrest and DNA damage-inducible protein GADD45 gamma, with the translated sequence MTLEDVANKDSPMANRKKLCQTVRCMLRRAQAEKRLACGLLPAIKLLESDPGSVLFCVLPQTAQGDSAMHHIHTVLLQAFCYENDINIIEVDSAERVSSMVAPAGKKPRPNLDTRCVLVLQPQESPPQQRLSDAEEELVRWCDAQPQPAVIKLPAL